A genomic window from Lycium barbarum isolate Lr01 chromosome 4, ASM1917538v2, whole genome shotgun sequence includes:
- the LOC132635806 gene encoding carotenoid 9,10(9',10')-cleavage dioxygenase 1-like isoform X2 has translation MAFCSYTFKVNCSFQRPSIPTNVKDLKGSISSVLKSNFAPVEEIGEAVQVSTVQGKIPDDFPEGVYIRNGSNPLFGGLKSTKSIFGKSSHVWIEGEGMLHAIYFTREKRRGTWNIFYNNKHVQTDTFKMEIHRKRPGFLPAIEGDSPAILLAYILNGLRFGMTNKYLSNTNIFEHSKKYYSIAENHLPQEIDIHSLETLGNWNVSGAWNRPFTSHPKKAPGTGVLVIMGIYPRKPYFELGVISADGKKMVHKVDLKFNRCSLSHDIGVTERYNVIMDFPLTIDMIRLFRGESLIKYDKDGYARIGVMPRYGDANSIKWFDVQPCCVFHLINCFEDNDEVVVRGCRALESVLPRPSSKVNKFERSFEGSKATSSIENNNAKEEPFFHHVCEWTLNMRTGEVKEKNVTTKFSLEFPMINEKFIGLRNKFGYLQVVDLEASSISEGLAKYGGLAKLHFKEDEELIKAEYHMFPEGTFCSGATFVQKIQSADEDDGWVVTFTHNENTNVSQVYVVDAKSFAKQPVATITLPSRVPYGFHGAFMPSDQGH, from the exons ATGGCCTTTTGTAGTTACACATTTAAAGTAAATTGCTCTTTTCAAAGGCCTTCAATTCCAACCAACGTTAAGGACTTGAAAGGCTCAATTTCCTCTGTTTTGAAG AGTAATTTTGCACCAGTGGAAGAGATTGGAGAAGCTGTCCAAGTAAGTACAGTTCAAGGGAAAATTCCAGATGATTTTCCGGAGGGTGTTTACATAAGAAATG GCTCAAATCCTCTGTTTGGAGGACTCAAATCGACCAAGTCCATATTTGGGAAATCAAGCCACGTATGGATTGAAGGAGAAGGAATGCTTCATGCTATATACTTCACTAGAGAAAAAAGAAGAGGGACTTGGAATATCTTCTACAATAACAAACACGTCCAAACAGACACTTTCAAGATGGAAATACATAGAAAGAGACCTGGCTTTCTTCCTGCTATTGAAGGAGATTCTCCTGCCATTTTACTGGCTTACATTTTGAATGGG TTGAGATTTGGCATGACAAACAAATATCTAAGCAATACAAATATCTTTGAGCACTCAAAGAAATACTACTCTATTGCTGAAAATCATTTGCCTCAAGAGATAGACATACATTCCCTTGAAACTCTGGGTAATTGGAATGTCAGTGGAGCTTGGAATCGACCATTCACGAGTCATCCAAAG AAAGCCCCTGGAACTGGTGTACTTGTTATAATGGGGATATATCCAAGAAAACCTTATTTTGAGCTAGGAGTCATTTCAG CTGATGGCAAGAAAATGGTTCACAAGGTGGATCTTAAGTTCAATAGGTGCAGCCTATCCCATGACATAGGAGTTACAGAAAG GTACAATGTGATCATGGATTTTCCACTAACTATTGATATGATTCGACTTTTTAGAGGAGAATC ATTAATAAAGTATGATAAAGATGGGTATGCGCGGATTGGAGTAATGCCTCGCTATGGTGATGCTAATTCCATTAAATGGTTTGATGTTCAACCGTGTTGTGTATTTCACCTAATAAATTGTTTTGAAGACAATGATGAG GTGGTAGTAAGAGGATGCAGAGCTCTTGAATCAGTATTACCAAGACCTAGTTCCAAAGTAAACAAATTTGAGAGATCTTTTGAAGGGTCTAAAGCGACAAGTTCCATAGAAAACAATAATGCGAAAGAAGAACCGTTCTTTCATCATGTTTGTGAATGGACACTAAACATGAGAACAGGGGAAGTAAAGGAGAAAAATGTGACAACTAAGTTCTCTTTGGAATTCCCTATGATCAATGAAAAGTTCATTGGTCTAAGAAACAAATTTGGTTATCTACAAGTGGTAGATTTAGAAGCTAGCTCTATTTCAG AAGGATTAGCCAAATATGGAGGGCTTGCCAAACTTCATTTTAAAGAAGATGAGGAATTGATTAAAGCTGAGTATCATATGTTCCCAGAGGGTACTTTTTGCAGTGGAGCAACCTTTGTTCAAAAAATTCAAAGTGCTGATGAAGATGATGGCTGGGTTGTGACATTCACACACAATGAAAATACAAATGTATCTCAG GTATATGTAGTTGATGCAAAGAGTTTTGCAAAACAACCTGTTGCCACAATCACATTACCAAGTAGAGTGCCCTATGGATTTCATGGAGCTTTCATGCCTAGCGATCAAGGTCACTAA
- the LOC132635806 gene encoding carotenoid 9,10(9',10')-cleavage dioxygenase 1-like isoform X1, translating into MAFCSYTFKVNCSFQRPSIPTNVKDLKGSISSVLKPPSRDLVHFPIVVDFPKAVKETSFKLLDAFVAFLFEFVDQPLLPSQSNFAPVEEIGEAVQVSTVQGKIPDDFPEGVYIRNGSNPLFGGLKSTKSIFGKSSHVWIEGEGMLHAIYFTREKRRGTWNIFYNNKHVQTDTFKMEIHRKRPGFLPAIEGDSPAILLAYILNGLRFGMTNKYLSNTNIFEHSKKYYSIAENHLPQEIDIHSLETLGNWNVSGAWNRPFTSHPKKAPGTGVLVIMGIYPRKPYFELGVISADGKKMVHKVDLKFNRCSLSHDIGVTERYNVIMDFPLTIDMIRLFRGESLIKYDKDGYARIGVMPRYGDANSIKWFDVQPCCVFHLINCFEDNDEVVVRGCRALESVLPRPSSKVNKFERSFEGSKATSSIENNNAKEEPFFHHVCEWTLNMRTGEVKEKNVTTKFSLEFPMINEKFIGLRNKFGYLQVVDLEASSISEGLAKYGGLAKLHFKEDEELIKAEYHMFPEGTFCSGATFVQKIQSADEDDGWVVTFTHNENTNVSQVYVVDAKSFAKQPVATITLPSRVPYGFHGAFMPSDQGH; encoded by the exons ATGGCCTTTTGTAGTTACACATTTAAAGTAAATTGCTCTTTTCAAAGGCCTTCAATTCCAACCAACGTTAAGGACTTGAAAGGCTCAATTTCCTCTGTTTTGAAG CCACCATCGAGGGACTTGGTGCATTTTCCAATTGTTGTTGACTTTCCAAAGGCTGTGAAGGAGACTTCTTTCAAATTATTAGATGCCTTTGTGGCCTTTTTATTTGAATTTGTTGACCAGCCATTACTCCCATCTCAG AGTAATTTTGCACCAGTGGAAGAGATTGGAGAAGCTGTCCAAGTAAGTACAGTTCAAGGGAAAATTCCAGATGATTTTCCGGAGGGTGTTTACATAAGAAATG GCTCAAATCCTCTGTTTGGAGGACTCAAATCGACCAAGTCCATATTTGGGAAATCAAGCCACGTATGGATTGAAGGAGAAGGAATGCTTCATGCTATATACTTCACTAGAGAAAAAAGAAGAGGGACTTGGAATATCTTCTACAATAACAAACACGTCCAAACAGACACTTTCAAGATGGAAATACATAGAAAGAGACCTGGCTTTCTTCCTGCTATTGAAGGAGATTCTCCTGCCATTTTACTGGCTTACATTTTGAATGGG TTGAGATTTGGCATGACAAACAAATATCTAAGCAATACAAATATCTTTGAGCACTCAAAGAAATACTACTCTATTGCTGAAAATCATTTGCCTCAAGAGATAGACATACATTCCCTTGAAACTCTGGGTAATTGGAATGTCAGTGGAGCTTGGAATCGACCATTCACGAGTCATCCAAAG AAAGCCCCTGGAACTGGTGTACTTGTTATAATGGGGATATATCCAAGAAAACCTTATTTTGAGCTAGGAGTCATTTCAG CTGATGGCAAGAAAATGGTTCACAAGGTGGATCTTAAGTTCAATAGGTGCAGCCTATCCCATGACATAGGAGTTACAGAAAG GTACAATGTGATCATGGATTTTCCACTAACTATTGATATGATTCGACTTTTTAGAGGAGAATC ATTAATAAAGTATGATAAAGATGGGTATGCGCGGATTGGAGTAATGCCTCGCTATGGTGATGCTAATTCCATTAAATGGTTTGATGTTCAACCGTGTTGTGTATTTCACCTAATAAATTGTTTTGAAGACAATGATGAG GTGGTAGTAAGAGGATGCAGAGCTCTTGAATCAGTATTACCAAGACCTAGTTCCAAAGTAAACAAATTTGAGAGATCTTTTGAAGGGTCTAAAGCGACAAGTTCCATAGAAAACAATAATGCGAAAGAAGAACCGTTCTTTCATCATGTTTGTGAATGGACACTAAACATGAGAACAGGGGAAGTAAAGGAGAAAAATGTGACAACTAAGTTCTCTTTGGAATTCCCTATGATCAATGAAAAGTTCATTGGTCTAAGAAACAAATTTGGTTATCTACAAGTGGTAGATTTAGAAGCTAGCTCTATTTCAG AAGGATTAGCCAAATATGGAGGGCTTGCCAAACTTCATTTTAAAGAAGATGAGGAATTGATTAAAGCTGAGTATCATATGTTCCCAGAGGGTACTTTTTGCAGTGGAGCAACCTTTGTTCAAAAAATTCAAAGTGCTGATGAAGATGATGGCTGGGTTGTGACATTCACACACAATGAAAATACAAATGTATCTCAG GTATATGTAGTTGATGCAAAGAGTTTTGCAAAACAACCTGTTGCCACAATCACATTACCAAGTAGAGTGCCCTATGGATTTCATGGAGCTTTCATGCCTAGCGATCAAGGTCACTAA